Below is a window of Inquilinus sp. Marseille-Q2685 DNA.
TCGTCGGCGGCGAGACCGTGCATCCGGAGCGCGTGGTCCGGCATGACGAGGACGATCCGTACCTGGTCGTCGCGGCCGACAAGGGCACGGCCACATTCTCCGACATCGCCAACGGCGTCAGCCAGGACTACGGCTTCTGGCTGGACGACGCCTTCGCGTCGGGCGGCTCGGCCGGCTACGACCACAAGAAGATGGGCATCACCGCCCGCGGCGCCTGGGAATCGGTGAAGCGCCATTTCCGCGAGCTGGGCACCGACATCCAGAGCCAGGACTTCACCTGTGTCGGCGTCGGCGACATGTCGGGCGACGTGTTCGGCAACGGCATGATCCTGTCCGAGCACACTCGCCTGCTCGGCGCCTTCAACCACCTGCACATCTTCGTCGACCCGGACCCGGACGCGGCGACCAGCTTCGCCGAGCGCAAGCGACTGTTCGACCTCGGCCGCGGCTCCTGGGACCAGTACGACGCGGCGAAGCTGTCGCCCGGCGGCGCGGTCTATGAGCGCAAGGCGAAGTCGGTGAAGCTGTCGCCCGAGGTCCGCGCCCGCTTCGGCATCGAGCGCGAGACGGTGACGCCGAACGAGCTGATCCAGGCGATGCTGAAGGCCGAGGTCGACCTGTTGTGGTTCGGCGGCATCGGCACCTATGTGAAGAGCAGCCGCGAGAGCCACGCCGATGTCGGCGACAAGGCGAACGACGCGCTGCGCATCAACGGCCGCGACGTCCGCGCCCGGGTGATCGGCGAGGGCGCCAATCTCGGCGTCACCCAGTTCGGCCGCATCGAATACGCCCGCATCGGCGCCGGCGGCTCGGGCGGCAAGCTGAACACCGACTTCATCGACAACTCGGCCGGTGTCGACACCTCGGACCATGAGGTCAACATCAAGATCCTGCTGGGCGCCGTGGTCCAGGCCGGCGACCTGACGCTGAAGCAGCGCAACCAGGTGCTGGAGAGCATGACCGAGGAGGTCGGCCAGCTGGTGCTGCGCGACAACTACCTGCAGAGCCAGGCGCTGTCGCTGGCGGTCGGCGAGGGCTTCGAGGTGCTGGACCAGCAGGCCCGCTTCATGCGCGGGCTGGAGAAGGCGGGCCGGCTCGACCGCGTGATCGAGATGCTGCCGACCGACGAGGAGCTGACCCAGCGCTCCGGCAACCGCGAGGGGCTGACGAGGCCGGAGCAGGCGGTGCTGCTGGCCTATGCCAAGATCACCATCTACGACGCGCTCCTGGCCAGCGACCTGCCGGACGACCCGGCGCTGGTCGACGACCTGGTGCTGTACTTCCCGACGGCGCTGCGCGAGCGGTTCAAGGACGCCATCCCGCACCACCGGCTACGGCGCGAGATCGTCGCGACGCACGTCACCAACAGCATGGTGAACCGGGTCGGCGCCACCTTCGTGTCGGAGCTGGCGGACAAGACCGGCATGGGCGTGGCCGATATCGCCCGCGCCTATCTGATCGTGCGCGACAGCTTCAGCCTGCGCGACATCTGGGCGGCGGTCGAGGCGCTGGACAACAAGGCCCAGGCGCAGGCCCAGATCCGGGCCATGCTGGCGACGCGGCGGCTGATCGAGCGCAGCGTCGCCTGGATCCTGCGCCAGCAGGGCCGCGGCCTCGACATCAGCCAGGACGTGGCGCATCTCAAGCCCGGCCTGGCCGAGCTGGAGAGCCAGCTGGACGCCGCGATCTTCGACGACGCCCGCGCCGTGATCGACGCCCGCGCCCGGGGCTTCGTCGAGGCCGGCTTCCCGGAGGATCTGGCCCGGCGCGTCGCCCGGCTGAACCTGTGGGCGGCGGGGCTGGACATCATCCGCATCGCCGACCAGGCCGGGCGCGGCGTCACCGAGGTCGCTTCGGTCTATTTCGAGGCCGGCCGCCGGCTGGGCCTGGCCTGGCTGCGCGACGGCGCCAGCCGGATGCCGGCCAGCAACCACTGGCAGAAGCAGGCGGTGGGGGCGATCGTCGACGACCTGTACACGCTGCAGGCCGACTTGGCGGTCCGCGCCCTGCAGGACGCGCCGGCGGGCGCCGCCGGGGCCGATGTGGTGGAGGCCTGGGTCGGCCACCGCCGCGCCCCGGTGGACCGGATCGACCAGCTGGTCTCCGAGCTGAAGGCGCTGGACCAGGTCGACCTGTCGATGCTGGCCGTCGCCAACCGCAACCTCCGCGGCTTGGCGACGGGGTGAGGGCGGAGGCGCCCTTACTCCTCGTTCATAAGGGTATGTCTTTTTTAGTCCCCTCTCCCCTTGCGGGAGGGGGACTCAAAGAAGTCGCGTCGAAGAGCTACTCCGCCCGCAGCAGTTTCTGCAGCGGGGCGGCCTGGCGCAGGATCGGCGACTTGATGACGATGTAGCTGAAGTACTTCTCGATGCCGAGCCGCCGGTCCAGCAGCGCCTCCATCACCTGCTGGTAATGGGCGATGCTGCGGGTCAGGAAGCGCAGCAGATAGTCGTAGCCCCCGCTGACCATGTGGCACTCCAGCAACTCCTCGACCGTGGCCAGGCCGGCCTCGAAGCGGATGAAGTCCTCGCGCCGGTGGTCACTCAGCGTCACCTCGGTGAACACGGTCACGGTCTCGGTCAGCTTCGCCAGGGCGATGCGGGCGCCGTAGCCGGTGATGTAGCCCGCCGCCTCCAGCCGCTTCACCCGCTGCAGGCAGGGGCTGGGCGACAGGCCGACCGCGTCGGCCAGCGCGGCGTTGGTGATCCGCCCGTCGGCCTGCAGCCGGGCCAGGATGGCGATATCGATCCGGTCCAGCTTCGGCGCGCCCGTCATCCTTCCCTCGTTCAACCCGTGCCGGCAGCACCCGGGGTCTCGCCCGAACGTCGATCCGGTGAGTCAGCTGGCGTGGTTTCCGAGAACCGGAGCGCAGCGGACATAGGTCCGTGAGCACCGGAAGCGCAGGAAACCGCGTCAGATGGCCGCCGGGCGGCGTTCGGGCTAGCCCCGCAGCGCCTCCTGGTGAGCTTTGGCAAGTTCCGCCATGCTGGTGAAGCGGAAATCGACCTTGGGCTCGGTCGCCGGCTTCATGGTGGCGCCGAAGCCGCCCTCGGCGTGGCGGCGGTGGATCCAGCAGGTGGCCAGGCCCGCCGCCGTCGCCGGCTCGTGGTCGTGGAACAGGCTCTCCGCCGTGTGCAGCACCTCGCCCTTGGCGATGCCCATGCCGCCCAGCTTCTCCAGCATGTAGTCGAAGTTGCGCGCCGACGGCTTGTAGCTGCCGATGTCCTCGGCGGTGAAGATGGCGTCGAACTCGACCTGCAGCCGGACGTTGCTCAGGGCGAAGCTGGCATTGTCGACATTCGAGAGGATCGCCAGCTTGTAGTACTTCTTCAGGTACTGCAGCGCGCCGGCGGTGTCGGCGAAGGCCGGCCAGTCCTTGATCGAGCGGCCATAGGCCAGCGCCTCCTCCCAGCTCGCCGCCACGCCCCACTCCTCGGCCAGGCGCTTGTAGACGATCGCCAGCAGCTCGCTGTAGCGCCGCGCCGGGGTCCAGCGCTGCTGCGCCGATTCGTGCCGGGCATGGGCCTCCAGGATCTGGTCGCGGGTCAGCGGCGCCTTGGCGCGGGCGGTCAGCGGCGCCAGCCCGTTGACCATGCCGGTCTCCCAGTCGATCAGCGTGCCGTAGCAGTCGAAGGTCAGGATCTTGAAGTCGGTCAGCTTCATGGCGGGTCTCCGGTTTCGGTCTCCCCGATTATCCGCGGCCGCGCCGGCAGGGGCTGCGCATTCGCGTTCCGCGGCCGGCAGAGGCTGGCGCGGCGCGGCCGTCCGGCAGCAGAAAATGCCGAGTCGCAGCCGGTCCGGGATGGGTGTCGCAGCCGCGTCATGGCGTGTCGGCTCTGGAGCGTGCGGGGCCGCGGAGTCGCGCCATGATCCCCGCCAAGAGGTGCCGGCCGATGCCGCCGATCAGAAGCGGCGGGCCGGAGAATTGGGAAGCCGGTGAGACTCCGGCGCTGCCCCCGCAACGGTGACGGCGGTGAAGGTGCGGCAGGGGCCACTGGAGCGATCCGGGAAGGCGCCGCACCGGGCCGGGAAGCCCGCCGGAGCCCGGAAACCAGCCTCGACGGAGTCTGTTCGGTGATCGCGGTGGGCGGTCGGCGGGCATGTTCGCGACGGGCCGGTCCGGTCCCCGAGCGCGCGTACCCGGATGCCACATCTGCGACCGTGCCCAGAGGAGAGGATCGGGTATGGAAGCGCGTTCGGCCATGTTGATGGATCTGCTCTCCCGCGCGCCGGGCTTCAGCCTGAAGCGGGATTTCTACACCAGCCCCGCCTATCACGCTCTGGACCTGGAGCACATCTTCTACAAGGAGTGGCTGTTCATCGGCCATGCCTGCGAGGTGACGCGGCCGGGCGATTTCCTGACCGTGCAGATCGGCGAGTATCCGGTGATCGTGGTGCGCGGCCGCGACCGCGCCATCCGCGCCTTCCACAATGTCTGCCGCCACCGCGGCTCGCGCCTGTGCACCGACGAGCGCGGCTCGCGTCCTCGCCTGGTCTGCCCCTATCACCAGTGGACCTACGACCTCGAGGGCAAGCTGATCTTCGCCCGCGACATGATGGACGCGATCGACCCGGCCGAATTCGGGCTGAAGCCGGTGGCCTGCCGCGAGGTCGGCGGCTGGATCTTCCTGTCGCTGGCCGACCAGCCGCGCGACTTCGAGCCGTTCCGGCGCATGGTCGAGCCCTACATGGCGCCGCACTTCCTCTCCGAAGCCAAGGTCGCCCACAGCTCGACCATCGTCGAGCGCGGCAACTGGAAGCTGGTGATGGAGAACAACCGCGAATGCTACCACTGCTCCGGCAACCATCCGGAGCTGTGCCGCGTCTTCTCCGACCAGCCGACCCTGACCAGCGGCCAGAAAGGGATGGAGGAGAACCCGGAGATCCTCGAGCACTGGCAGAGCTGCGAGGCGATCGGCCTGCCCAGCCGCTACCAGATCTCGGACGACATGCAGTACCGGGTGATGCGGGTGCCGTTCATCAACGACGCCCATTCGATGACCATGAGCGGCCAGCCGGCGGTGAGGCGCCTCCTGGCCGACT
It encodes the following:
- a CDS encoding Lrp/AsnC family transcriptional regulator, whose translation is MTGAPKLDRIDIAILARLQADGRITNAALADAVGLSPSPCLQRVKRLEAAGYITGYGARIALAKLTETVTVFTEVTLSDHRREDFIRFEAGLATVEELLECHMVSGGYDYLLRFLTRSIAHYQQVMEALLDRRLGIEKYFSYIVIKSPILRQAAPLQKLLRAE
- a CDS encoding haloacid dehalogenase type II; the protein is MKLTDFKILTFDCYGTLIDWETGMVNGLAPLTARAKAPLTRDQILEAHARHESAQQRWTPARRYSELLAIVYKRLAEEWGVAASWEEALAYGRSIKDWPAFADTAGALQYLKKYYKLAILSNVDNASFALSNVRLQVEFDAIFTAEDIGSYKPSARNFDYMLEKLGGMGIAKGEVLHTAESLFHDHEPATAAGLATCWIHRRHAEGGFGATMKPATEPKVDFRFTSMAELAKAHQEALRG
- a CDS encoding aromatic ring-hydroxylating dioxygenase subunit alpha, with translation MEARSAMLMDLLSRAPGFSLKRDFYTSPAYHALDLEHIFYKEWLFIGHACEVTRPGDFLTVQIGEYPVIVVRGRDRAIRAFHNVCRHRGSRLCTDERGSRPRLVCPYHQWTYDLEGKLIFARDMMDAIDPAEFGLKPVACREVGGWIFLSLADQPRDFEPFRRMVEPYMAPHFLSEAKVAHSSTIVERGNWKLVMENNRECYHCSGNHPELCRVFSDQPTLTSGQKGMEENPEILEHWQSCEAIGLPSRYQISDDMQYRVMRVPFINDAHSMTMSGQPAVRRLLADFPTTRLGSMLLYHYPNSWNHLLADHALSFRILPISPTETEVTTRWLVHKDAVEGVDYDLQALTEVWTATNDEDRRIVEENQRGILSPAYEPGPYSRMHEGAVIQFVDWYADTITRRLGGGTAATPIRDVA